In Rutidosis leptorrhynchoides isolate AG116_Rl617_1_P2 chromosome 2, CSIRO_AGI_Rlap_v1, whole genome shotgun sequence, one genomic interval encodes:
- the LOC139891838 gene encoding meiosis-specific protein ASY1-like yields the protein MKKSLITLQEPEYEFEAVKEEADHRLNISKKSSPTASELHMYMKALHHVLPMNYITVSILQSMFGEEANQNIVRKLIDKMTKEGYIESTNNCRLGSKSEANGIAKAGAKMKTI from the exons ATGAAGAAATCATTAATAACGCTACAG GAGCCAGAGTATGAATTTGAAGCTGTGAAAGAGGAAGCTGATCACCGTCTTAACATCAGCAAGAAAAGTTCACCCACTGCAAGTGAACTTCATATGTACATGAAA GCACTTCATCACGTTCTTCCAATGAACTACATTACTGTTTCTATACTTCAAAGCATGTTTGGTGAAGAGGCTAATCAAAATATTGTTCGCAAGCTAATCGATAAAATGACAAAAGAAGGATATATTGAATCCACTAACAACTGTAGGCTAG GATCAAAATCTGAGGCCAATGGCATAGCAAAAGCTGGAGCAAAGATGAAGACGATATGA